From a region of the Salmo trutta chromosome 10, fSalTru1.1, whole genome shotgun sequence genome:
- the LOC115200815 gene encoding LOW QUALITY PROTEIN: dynein intermediate chain 2, axonemal (The sequence of the model RefSeq protein was modified relative to this genomic sequence to represent the inferred CDS: inserted 2 bases in 2 codons; deleted 1 base in 1 codon; substituted 3 bases at 3 genomic stop codons) translates to MQLKVECFEGVNTERFESETRVINHVGGGWPKVVDPQEMEQTICFRKKVEKDKHYFSTIMQLGSVMEHSIKQNNSIDIYQEYFEGEEEEEVVVEEXKTINVFKDPNKIKHTGTSLSWHPDGSRKLAVAYSSLEFQQVSKDISYNSYIWDIENRNKPEMTLKPVSPLVCLEYKPPKTHILVGGSYNGQIAYWDTRKGSXPVEMSTLEHSHRDPVYKVIWLQSKTGTDTFSASKDGHVLWWGIRKMSDPTERLVLDPNKKCNLGVMTLEFETTMTTKFMVGTEQGXSCNRKAKTPAEKMVCTYSGPHGPIYALQMNPFFLKNFLTVADWTAHIWSEDIKESSIMWTKXTICYLSEGXWSPVWPSVFFAIKMDGILDIWDFLFKHNDPTLSLQVCEVALYSQQVQDNGCFLACGHQGRGHQGGRGERRGASNAHGDRVL, encoded by the exons atgcagctgaaGGTGGAAtgttttgaaggg GTGAACACAGAGCGCTTTGAGTCGGAGACCAGGGTGATAAACCATGTG GGGGGAGGCTGGCCCAAGGTCGTCGACCCTCAGGAGATGGAGCAGACTATCTGCTTCAGGAAGAAAGTGGAGAAAGACAAGCATTATTTCAGCACCATCATGCAGCTGGGCAGTGT CATGGAGCACAGCATCAAGCAGAACAATTCCATCGACATCTACCAGGAGTACtttgaaggggaggaggaggaggaggtggtggtggagg tcAAAACCATCAATGTTTTTAA AGACCCGAACAAGATAAAACACACTGGCACCAGTCTGTCTTGGCATCCCGATGGCAGCCGCAAGCTGGCTGTGGCCTACTCCTCATTGGAGTTCCAGCAAGTCTCTAAAGACATTAGCTACAACTCCTATATATGGGACATTG AGAATCGCAATAAGCCAGAGATGACCCTGAAACCTGTCTCTCCACTGGTCTGTCTGGAATACAAACCCCCAAAGACTCACATCCTGGTAGGAGGTAGCTACAATGGCCAGATCG CTTATTGGGACACTCGCAAGGGCAGCTAGCCAGTGGAAATGTCCACACTAGAGCACAGCCACAGAGACCCTGTCTACAAAGTAATCTGGTTGCAGTCAAAGACTGGAACCGATACCTTCTCTGCGTCTAAGGACGGCCAT GTGCTGTGGTGGGGCATTCGTAAGATGAGCGACCCCACAGAGAGGCTGGTACTGGACCCTAACAAGAAGTGCAATCTGGGGGTGATGACACTGGAGTTTGAGACCACTATG ACCACAAAGTTTATGGTGGGAACAGAGCAAG TCTCATGTAACCGAAAGGCCAAGACCCCAGCTGAGAAGATGGTGTGCACGTACAGCGGTCCTCACGGCCCAATCTACGCCCTGCAAATGAACCCGTTCTTCCTCAAGAACTTCCTGACCGTAGCCGATTGGACAGCCCACATCTGGTCCGAAGACATCAAGGAGTCGTCCATCATGTGGACAAA ATAGACTATATGCTATCTGTCAGAAGGCTGATGGAGTCCAGTATGGCCCTCTGTGTTCTTCGCCATCAAAATGGACGGGATACTAGACATTTGGGACTTCCTCTTCAAACACAACGACCCCACACTCAGTCTGCAA GTGTGTGAGGTGGCTCTTTACAGCCAGCAGGTGCAGGATAATGGGTGCTTCCTGGCCTGTGGACACCAAGGACGAGGACAccaaggagggagaggagagcgcCGAGGAGCTAGTAATGCACATGGAGACCGAGTTCTATGA